The Anaerolineales bacterium region ACCCCAGATCGAACCGCTGCGTTGACGGCAGAGCGTGGACTTATCACGTGTCAAACTCATAAGATTGACCTAATTCAATTGCAAACCGAACAAACTCTATTGTGTCCTTCACTGCAATTGTTTCAGCGGGTTGCCGCACTTTTAAAGATGGATTTGGGCGTTCATCCCATGCTCGTTGAATCAGGCCAGCCCACCGACTTTCCAAAGTGCTTTTAGCCCACTGCACCCCAGATAATTTTGAATTAATTCTTCCCGTTTTGAGTGAATGTAACATGCGGCAGTACATGATCGCCACAAAAGGTTGCGCCCACTTGTTATCCATTTTCCATTGACCCGAAATAATTTCGTTCCCCCATTCTTGCATAGTGACGAATATTTCTTTTTGCAAATCATTGGCAGGTATGAAATCTATTAAATCTTTAGCGGGAATTCCCGCTAACGTTATTCCGTGTTCACGCACAATCTATCGAACTACCAAAGTATTATCATGGTTTGACAAGGCTAATTTGTCAGATGTGTTATTAAGGTACCAAAGTCTCTTGTTGGCATAGGAGCCGATTTTTAGAATGTTTTTTGGAAAATAAGAACCTTCAAGGTGTTTAGCCCATTTAGATTCTAAATTGTAGATTCGTGCGTGCATGAATTGCAGCGCTTGTAAATCCGTATCGGAGATATCGTTTTCACCAACAATTGTAAAATCAACATCGCTATCATTATCCCAACCGCCAACGGCAAAAGAACCCTGCAAGTATGCAGAGACAAAATTGTCCTTCAATATTTCTTGAACGCTTTTTACAAACTCATATAGCACATCGTTCAATTCAGGATTTGGCGTTGGGAAACTTGCGTTCATTGATTCCTTGTTCTTCATAGCAGTTTTTGTAATTCACTCCACTCCTCTCCCGATAACTTCCACTCAATCTTCCTCGCATTCTCGCTGACTTGTTCGGGCGTGGTCGCGCCGGCGATGACGGAGGGGATTTCCTTCCGATGGAGCAACCAGCTAAAAGCGAGGTCATGAAGCGTGCGTCCGTGCGAGTCGGCGAAGGCGCGGAGTTTATCCAGTTTGTCGAAGGTCGCATCCGTGAGTCGATTCTTCACGTATTGGCTGAACGTTCCGCGCGATCCCTCGGGAGGCGGTTCGCCGCGCGTATATTTTCCGGTGAGCAGTCCGCCCGCGAGCGGAAAATACGGCAGGATGCCGACGCCCGCCCACGCGCAAAAGGGGATGAGTTCGCGCTCGGCGTCGCGTTCGAGCAAGTTGTAGTGCGCTTGGATCGTGACGAATTGTTCCCAGCCGCTCAACTCGGCGAGCAGGTTACTGTGCGCCAACTGCCACGCCGAAAATTGACTCGCGCCGATGTAACGGACTTTGCCCGCGCGGACGAGATCGTCGAGCGCGCGCAACGTTTCTTGGATGGGAACCGATTCATCCCACGCGTGAATTTGATACAGATCAATATGGTCGGTTCTCAGCCGATGCAGACTCGCTTCGACTCCGTTGAGGATGTGATAGCGCGACGAACCGACGTCGTTCGGTCCATCGCCCATTTTGAAGCGGACCTTCGTCGCGATGACGACGCGCTCTCGTTCGCCTTCCAGCGCCGTGCCGAGAAACTCCTCCGAAGCGCCGTTGGGGTTGCCGTACACATCCGCCGTGTCGAAAAAGTTGATTCCCTCCTCCAACGCGCGCTGGACGACGGCTTTCGTGTCAGCCGCGTCCACTTTGCCGCCGAATTGGTTGCATCCGATTCCGATGACGGATACTTTGACGCCAGCCTTGCCGAGGTTGCGATATTCCATGAAATTATTTCCTCACGCTGAAATTATAGCCTCTCAAACCACGCCTCCACTTCACGCGGATGCTTGAAATGGATCAACTTCAAATGCCGATGCTCCGGCAGTGACAATAATTGCGGCGTCTCGCGCTTTCTGCGCCAATAGGTTTTGAATAGCCAATGGAACAACGAATCTTGCGACCATAATTTGAAATGGACCCAGAACGGCTCGCGGTTCGTGCCCCAAAGTAATTCCTGAGTCCACCAGCGACGGAATGTGCGGCGCGTGAGTTGTTTCAGCACTAGAAAAAAAGGATAATCGAGCCAGATCACCGCTTCGGCTTGACTCCACACCAGATCGCGGACGACGCTGTAATTCCCCGCGACAATCCACCGTTCAGCCTGCGTCGCCGTGCGGACGCGTTCGCGGAACACTTCGAGCGGCGCTTCCTGCCAGTTGGGTTCCCAGTGAAGCGCGTCGAGTTCGATGAAGTCCATGTCGAAGCGCTCGGAGATTTGTTTCGCAAGCGTGGACTTTCCCGAACTGGTGGTGCCGATGACAACGATGCGTTTGTGGGGGAGGGTGGGCATTGATTTTATTAACCGCTAAGCACGCGAAGATCGCGAAGAAAATCTATTAAAACGTTTGCGTGCTTTGCGCTCTTCGCGGTGAAAATTACTTCACATAGATAGGGTTACTGAATATCCAGCCGCGTTTTCTGCCGAGGTAGTTTCGATAGACTTCCACGCGATAGACGCCGGGCTCGCTTGCGCTGAAGGTGGCGGCGTAGGAATTTTTCCACACGCCGATTCGCTCGCCGTCTTTGATGAGATGAATCTCCGCTTGCTTGGGCGCATGCGCGTGGAGAGTCACACCGCCTTTGACGGGAATCTCCCCACCCATGATCGCGGCGTGTTCGAGTCCTTTGGCTTTGAAGATAAATCCTTTTGTCGAGGCTGGCAGATCGTATGCAACAAAACATCGTCCCGCCGTGAGGGCGTCGTAGATCATTTTCTTGTCGGTCGGCGCGTCGCCGGTCAGCGGTTCAGGGATGAAGACATGTGTGTTAATCGTTTTGAAGTGAAATTCATACGGGAAGATGACGCGGTGGAGCGGTCCCAAACTCATGTGCATGGCGTGCGCGTCCGAGCCGCCGATGGCGACCACGGGTTTTCCCTGCGCGAGCAATTCGTCCCAGCGGTTGAGCGTTTCGCGGATTGGACTGTGTCCGACGAATTGAGGAAAATAGGCATAGAACAAGCCATGTAATTTGGTCGGCACTACCGTTTTGAGTTCGCTCAGCCCGTTCCACAATTCGATACCGGTGAAGTTTTGCACGTCCCAGTCTTCCCACGAAATATCGGTTTCGTTGAAGGCTGGCGCGGCAGGGTCGGTGGGGTGGGCGATGAAACTGAGTCCGCCCGCCTCGCGCACGCCGTTGATGAGCGCCTGCGGATTTTCAGCGAGGGTGGCGAGATCGCGGTCCGCGTTGAAGATGAGGAGGTGATTCTTCTGAGGCGCGCGGGCTTGGTCGTGGACTTCCTGTCCAACGAGAAGCAGGACTCCCCGTGTCCTGACCCGAGAGGAAGAGCGGTAGTAGCCCTCCACGCCGCGAACAAGTACGTTGTGATCCGTCACTATGACCGTATCCACGCCGGTCTTAATCGCCGCGTGAGCGATATCCTTGTGAACTCCGCTTCCGTCGGAGTAGCGCGTGTGCATGTGCAAATTGA contains the following coding sequences:
- a CDS encoding aldo/keto reductase; this translates as MEYRNLGKAGVKVSVIGIGCNQFGGKVDAADTKAVVQRALEEGINFFDTADVYGNPNGASEEFLGTALEGERERVVIATKVRFKMGDGPNDVGSSRYHILNGVEASLHRLRTDHIDLYQIHAWDESVPIQETLRALDDLVRAGKVRYIGASQFSAWQLAHSNLLAELSGWEQFVTIQAHYNLLERDAERELIPFCAWAGVGILPYFPLAGGLLTGKYTRGEPPPEGSRGTFSQYVKNRLTDATFDKLDKLRAFADSHGRTLHDLAFSWLLHRKEIPSVIAGATTPEQVSENARKIEWKLSGEEWSELQKLL
- a CDS encoding DUF4111 domain-containing protein, whose amino-acid sequence is MREHGITLAGIPAKDLIDFIPANDLQKEIFVTMQEWGNEIISGQWKMDNKWAQPFVAIMYCRMLHSLKTGRINSKLSGVQWAKSTLESRWAGLIQRAWDERPNPSLKVRQPAETIAVKDTIEFVRFAIELGQSYEFDT
- a CDS encoding nucleotidyltransferase domain-containing protein codes for the protein MKNKESMNASFPTPNPELNDVLYEFVKSVQEILKDNFVSAYLQGSFAVGGWDNDSDVDFTIVGENDISDTDLQALQFMHARIYNLESKWAKHLEGSYFPKNILKIGSYANKRLWYLNNTSDKLALSNHDNTLVVR
- a CDS encoding CehA/McbA family metallohydrolase translates to MQEIVVNLHMHTRYSDGSGVHKDIAHAAIKTGVDTVIVTDHNVLVRGVEGYYRSSSRVRTRGVLLLVGQEVHDQARAPQKNHLLIFNADRDLATLAENPQALINGVREAGGLSFIAHPTDPAAPAFNETDISWEDWDVQNFTGIELWNGLSELKTVVPTKLHGLFYAYFPQFVGHSPIRETLNRWDELLAQGKPVVAIGGSDAHAMHMSLGPLHRVIFPYEFHFKTINTHVFIPEPLTGDAPTDKKMIYDALTAGRCFVAYDLPASTKGFIFKAKGLEHAAIMGGEIPVKGGVTLHAHAPKQAEIHLIKDGERIGVWKNSYAATFSASEPGVYRVEVYRNYLGRKRGWIFSNPIYVK